Within Pseudomonadota bacterium, the genomic segment GATGAGGCGAACGTGCGTATGCGCAAGTGTCCGCAATGGGAGCAACTCGAAGCGGCCCGTGATGAGGTACTGAAATACGCGCCGGGCGAGTGAAGGCGGCCAGGAACACGCGTTTGCGTTTGTGCCCGTTGCGTTGTTGGCTGTTTTCTTTTTCACGACTCTTCTAGCCTTGCTTGTATTAGGCGCCGTCGGTCTCGGGCTGTGGTTTTGGTGGGTGCGCCGAGCGGCGAGCACGCCATGGAAGCGAAAGCCACGGCCAGACGTTGTATGAACTCGAGCGGCGACATCACCATATCCTTGGTACCGCCGTTTTAAGGCGGTGCAGCTTTCAACGCTTGGGCCGCCTTAAACTCTTCGTACAGTTCAAACGCCCGCGCCCACAGCGGTCCCGGTTCACCGCTGCCCACGGGATGCCCGTCCAAGACGGTCACCGGCAGGATCTCGCGGACCGAGCTCGTCAGCCAGATTTCCTCCGCGCCCAAAAGCTCGGCGCGCGGAACCTCGGTTTCCACGCAGCGGATCCCTGCCGCGGGCAATATTTCCACCAGCACATCGCGGGTGATCCCCGGCAGGAGCGCATGGCTTTTGGGCGGTGTTTTGACGATACCGCCCGCGGCGATGAACACGTTGCTGGCCGCGCCCTCGGTCAGCCGGCCGTCCCGGAGCAAAATGGCTTCATAAGCCCCGCCATCGGCGGCCCGCTGCCGCAGCATCACGTTCGCGAGCAGATCGATAGCCTTGATGTCGCAGTAGTGCCAGCGGATATCATCACAGGTGATCGCGCTGACGGGCGCGTGGCCGGGCTTGGGGTCTAGGCAGGTGCTCATCGCAAACACGGTCGGTGTGATGGGCTCGGGCAATACATGGTCGCGCTTGGCAGCTCCGCGGGTCACCTGAACATACAGGGATTGGTCTCCTCTCCCGTTACGCTCGACGAGCGTATTCAATAGATCCGCCCAATCGCGCTCGCAGAGAG encodes:
- a CDS encoding D-amino acid aminotransferase, with the protein product MPDCYLNGEFIALECARVSVLDRGFIFGDGVYEVIPVFNGRTFRLHQHLARLRQSLEAIRIPQPLCERDWADLLNTLVERNGRGDQSLYVQVTRGAAKRDHVLPEPITPTVFAMSTCLDPKPGHAPVSAITCDDIRWHYCDIKAIDLLANVMLRQRAADGGAYEAILLRDGRLTEGAASNVFIAAGGIVKTPPKSHALLPGITRDVLVEILPAAGIRCVETEVPRAELLGAEEIWLTSSVREILPVTVLDGHPVGSGEPGPLWARAFELYEEFKAAQALKAAPP